One window of Cryobacterium arcticum genomic DNA carries:
- a CDS encoding prepilin peptidase — protein MTAVADAGLSGLLIVLFGVLGLLLGSFLNVVVYRLPNGISLIAPPSACPQCGSAIRPVDNVPVLSWLLLRGRCRACKTAISRRYPLVELGTAIAFATITAWALSGTEASLLVGILTLVAFLYLACVSLALGLIDLDVHRLPNSIVLPGYVVGLALLGTACVVSGDFDALLRAGVGLGALWGAYLIMALSYPGGMGFGDVKLAGLLGLFLGYLGWGQLLVGGFAAFLLGGTFALALLISRRANRKSGIPFGPWMLVGAWVGVFFGASIWSGYLSLLGVA, from the coding sequence GTGACCGCTGTGGCTGACGCTGGTCTGAGCGGGCTCCTCATCGTGCTCTTTGGCGTGCTGGGACTTCTTCTCGGGTCGTTTCTCAATGTGGTCGTCTACCGGCTGCCGAATGGGATCTCGCTGATCGCACCTCCGAGCGCATGCCCACAATGCGGTTCGGCAATCAGGCCTGTCGACAATGTGCCAGTTCTGTCTTGGCTTCTTCTCCGGGGGAGGTGTAGGGCATGTAAGACAGCCATCTCGAGGAGATACCCGCTGGTCGAACTGGGCACGGCAATCGCATTCGCAACAATTACTGCGTGGGCGCTGAGCGGGACGGAGGCGAGCCTGCTCGTCGGGATACTCACGCTTGTTGCCTTTCTCTACCTTGCCTGTGTGAGTCTCGCACTGGGGCTCATTGACCTTGACGTGCATCGGCTACCCAATTCGATCGTCCTGCCAGGGTATGTAGTGGGACTGGCCCTTCTTGGCACGGCCTGCGTGGTGAGTGGCGATTTTGATGCCTTGCTGCGGGCGGGCGTTGGGCTGGGCGCTCTATGGGGCGCCTATCTCATCATGGCCCTGTCGTATCCCGGCGGCATGGGATTCGGCGACGTGAAGCTGGCCGGTCTATTGGGCCTCTTTCTCGGTTATTTGGGCTGGGGGCAACTCCTAGTCGGGGGTTTTGCCGCGTTCCTGCTCGGCGGAACGTTCGCCCTGGCACTACTAATCTCGCGCCGAGCGAACCGCAAGAGCGGTATCCCTTTCGGTCCTTGGATGCTGGTTGGGGCCTGGGTTGGCGTCTTTTTTGGGGCGTCGATATGGAGTGGCTATTTGTCCTTACTGGGAGTGGCGTAG